The following proteins come from a genomic window of Corynebacterium hansenii:
- a CDS encoding type II toxin-antitoxin system PemK/MazF family toxin, giving the protein MTSPEPAVSANASAVGSGLTTPTADESADATPKQPSRFGRAARRLWRRGLNRGWRWVIAATEWFRGVDTLDRGLAMLNEQLGLTPDADEDRLAHREPATVARPTAEVARSIVYAPDMDGQTDPGEVVWAPVLLEGDAEKPRERAVVVVGRHKQTLLGALISTHQRHADSPTWLFIGSGAWDPEGRPSWVRLDKILEVPESGIRRSGAMMPRRRFDRIAARLRSDYHWS; this is encoded by the coding sequence ATGACGTCCCCCGAGCCCGCAGTCTCCGCCAACGCCTCGGCGGTCGGTTCCGGCTTGACGACGCCCACCGCCGACGAATCCGCCGATGCGACCCCGAAGCAGCCGAGCAGGTTCGGCCGCGCGGCGCGGCGCCTGTGGCGCAGGGGCCTGAACCGCGGGTGGCGCTGGGTGATCGCCGCGACGGAGTGGTTTCGCGGCGTGGACACCCTCGACCGCGGGTTGGCCATGCTCAACGAGCAGCTCGGCCTGACCCCCGACGCCGACGAGGACCGCCTCGCCCACCGCGAACCCGCCACCGTCGCCCGCCCCACCGCCGAAGTGGCGCGGTCCATCGTCTACGCCCCCGACATGGACGGCCAGACCGACCCCGGCGAGGTTGTGTGGGCGCCCGTTCTTCTCGAGGGCGACGCCGAGAAGCCCCGCGAACGCGCCGTCGTTGTGGTCGGCCGCCACAAGCAGACGTTGCTGGGCGCGCTGATTTCCACGCATCAGCGGCACGCCGATTCGCCGACGTGGCTGTTCATCGGCTCCGGTGCGTGGGACCCGGAGGGGCGGCCGTCGTGGGTGCGCCTGGACAAGATCCTCGAGGTCCCCGAGTCCGGCATCCGGCGGTCAGGCGCGATGATGCCGAGGCGCCGCTTCGATCGCATCGCGGCGCGCCTCCGGTCGGACTACCACTGGAGCTGA
- a CDS encoding AAA family ATPase, translated as MPTESSISSDAKNILKALATRKNVIITGPPGTGKSRLLNEIRELFKWDHSRTGSAPTGAIPVPAELSPIPAWFPSPDQIHSREVFQTVFDQNTKYRDFMRGLVPKVGEAGVFEVTSGTLHRAALKARIAGNAALVIVDEINRGPAVAAFGSALVGLEPDKRLPTNGEATNSTQFFEILGDQGNHESFALPTDLYILAAMNEADTSVEPLDVAFLRRWHIHRLEPDESVLRTHFNLGAPTPLPDKPLDPGDYYESLVQAFTRINEQIMLGRGAAYQLGHGALMHASPDLAGLRSAEEYVATAWATLRGHVDEVFYGNTRAISDILRAESSRSVYSLSEQLFAGQRVRRIIGPLRPSASELYKLLMLIATD; from the coding sequence ATGCCGACTGAATCCAGCATCAGCTCTGACGCGAAGAATATTCTCAAGGCCCTCGCGACCCGCAAGAACGTGATCATCACAGGGCCTCCCGGAACGGGGAAGTCGCGACTTCTCAATGAGATTCGTGAGCTATTCAAGTGGGATCATAGTAGGACCGGGAGCGCACCCACCGGCGCTATCCCAGTTCCCGCAGAGCTCAGTCCAATCCCTGCATGGTTTCCAAGTCCGGATCAAATCCACAGCCGCGAAGTTTTTCAAACAGTCTTCGACCAAAACACCAAATACCGAGACTTCATGCGAGGGCTGGTCCCGAAAGTCGGCGAAGCTGGCGTATTCGAGGTAACCAGCGGCACACTCCATCGAGCCGCACTGAAGGCGCGAATTGCTGGAAATGCAGCGCTCGTGATCGTTGATGAAATCAACCGAGGCCCGGCTGTCGCCGCATTCGGCAGTGCCCTCGTTGGGCTTGAGCCAGACAAACGTCTGCCCACGAATGGTGAAGCCACGAATTCCACCCAATTCTTCGAAATACTCGGAGACCAGGGCAATCATGAGTCGTTTGCCTTACCTACTGACTTGTACATATTGGCCGCCATGAACGAAGCCGACACCAGCGTCGAGCCGCTCGACGTTGCTTTTCTGAGGCGATGGCACATTCACCGACTGGAGCCTGACGAGAGTGTGCTCCGCACGCACTTCAATCTTGGGGCCCCCACTCCCCTGCCTGACAAGCCGCTTGACCCAGGGGACTACTACGAATCCCTAGTTCAAGCATTCACTAGAATCAATGAGCAGATTATGCTTGGACGGGGTGCCGCTTACCAACTTGGGCACGGCGCTCTTATGCATGCATCTCCTGATCTCGCCGGCCTTAGGTCTGCGGAGGAATACGTAGCCACTGCTTGGGCGACCTTGCGAGGCCACGTCGATGAAGTTTTCTACGGCAATACCCGGGCCATTTCCGACATTCTGCGGGCCGAGAGCAGCAGGAGTGTCTACTCCCTGAGTGAACAACTGTTCGCCGGCCAGCGAGTTCGGCGGATCATCGGCCCTCTCCGACCTTCTGCCTCGGAACTCTACAAGCTCTTGATGCTGATCGCGACGGACTAG
- a CDS encoding IS3 family transposase: MVMIQDAYDGNHSRYGVRKLRKSIIREYDDQFSPVASNTVERLMRQ; encoded by the coding sequence ATGGTCATGATCCAGGATGCTTATGACGGGAACCATTCACGTTATGGGGTGCGGAAGTTGCGGAAGTCGATCATCCGCGAGTACGACGACCAGTTCAGTCCGGTAGCCTCCAACACGGTGGAACGGTTGATGCGCCAGTGA
- a CDS encoding integrase core domain-containing protein: MHHLDRRVQLLSIRYGENQAESEDEASVGSHGDSYDKATAEAVNSAYKAGLTDRKVWSELIEVMSATSRWVTWYTRSRLHSAIGCRQPFEIHSQRNNQTTKDSAAA; this comes from the coding sequence GTGCACCACTTGGATCGACGGGTGCAACTCTTATCTATTCGTTATGGCGAGAACCAGGCGGAGTCAGAGGACGAGGCGTCAGTAGGGTCACACGGGGACTCGTACGACAAAGCCACGGCTGAGGCGGTGAACTCGGCCTACAAGGCAGGGCTTACCGATCGGAAAGTGTGGTCAGAGTTGATCGAGGTAATGTCGGCGACGTCGCGGTGGGTGACCTGGTACACCCGATCCAGGTTGCATTCAGCGATCGGGTGCCGCCAGCCGTTCGAGATCCATTCGCAACGGAACAACCAAACCACGAAAGATTCCGCGGCTGCTTAG
- the lepA gene encoding translation elongation factor 4 — protein sequence MTRNFAAQTFTDPKRIRNFCIIAHIDHGKSTLADRILQMSGVVEARDMRDQYLDNMDIERERGITIKAQNVRLPWVPKSGAHAGEEIVLHLIDTPGHVDFTYEVSRALEACEGAILLVDAAQGIEAQTLANLYLAMENDLEIIPVLNKIDLPAADPEKYSEEIAHIIGCEPEDVLRVSGKTGEGVEALMDRVCELVPPPVGDADAPARAMIFDSVYDTYRGVVTYIRVVDGRLEPRDVIQMMSTGAKHELLEIGVVSPQPQKCEGLGVGEVGYLITGVKDVRQSKVGDTVTLNKKPAEEPLEGYAEPTPMVYSGLFPISQADYPDLRDALEKLQLNDAALTFEPETSVALGFGFRGGFLGLLHMEITRTRLEREFDLDLISTAPNVVYRVVAEDGSEVVVHNPSDWPEGKLREVWEPIVKCTIIVPSEFVGSTMELCQQKRGEMGGMDYLSEDRVELRYTMPMGEIIFDFFDMLKSRTKGYASLNYEEAGEQQADLVKVDILLQGEAVDAFSAIVHRDNAQWYGNKMTKKLRELIPRQQFEVPVQAAIGAKIIARENIRALRKDVLAKCYGGDISRKRKLLEKQKAGKKRMKNIGSVSVPQEAFVAALSTDGE from the coding sequence GTGACCAGGAATTTCGCGGCGCAGACGTTCACGGATCCGAAGCGGATCCGCAATTTCTGCATCATCGCCCACATCGACCACGGAAAGTCGACCCTGGCGGACCGCATCCTGCAGATGTCCGGCGTGGTCGAGGCGCGCGACATGCGCGACCAGTACCTGGACAACATGGACATCGAGCGCGAGCGCGGCATCACCATCAAGGCGCAGAACGTGCGGCTGCCGTGGGTGCCGAAGTCGGGGGCGCATGCGGGCGAGGAGATCGTGCTGCATTTGATCGACACGCCCGGCCACGTGGACTTCACCTACGAGGTGTCGCGTGCGCTGGAGGCGTGCGAGGGCGCGATTCTGCTGGTCGACGCCGCGCAGGGCATTGAGGCGCAGACGCTGGCGAACCTGTACCTGGCCATGGAAAACGACCTGGAGATCATCCCGGTCCTGAACAAGATCGACCTGCCGGCGGCCGACCCGGAGAAGTACTCGGAGGAGATCGCGCACATCATCGGCTGCGAGCCGGAGGATGTGCTGCGGGTGTCGGGCAAGACGGGCGAGGGCGTCGAGGCGCTGATGGACCGGGTGTGCGAGCTGGTGCCGCCGCCGGTGGGCGATGCGGATGCGCCGGCGCGCGCGATGATCTTCGACTCGGTGTACGACACGTACCGGGGCGTGGTCACCTACATCCGCGTGGTCGACGGCCGGCTGGAGCCGCGCGACGTGATCCAGATGATGTCGACGGGCGCCAAGCACGAGCTGCTGGAAATCGGGGTGGTGTCGCCGCAGCCGCAGAAGTGCGAGGGCCTGGGCGTCGGCGAGGTGGGGTACCTGATCACGGGCGTGAAGGACGTGCGCCAGTCGAAGGTCGGCGACACGGTGACGCTGAACAAGAAGCCGGCGGAGGAGCCCCTGGAGGGCTACGCCGAGCCGACGCCGATGGTGTACTCGGGGTTGTTCCCCATTTCGCAGGCCGATTACCCGGATTTGCGCGATGCGCTGGAAAAGCTGCAGCTTAACGACGCCGCTTTGACGTTCGAGCCGGAGACGTCCGTGGCGTTGGGCTTTGGTTTCCGCGGCGGTTTTCTGGGTCTGCTGCACATGGAGATCACGCGCACGCGCCTGGAGCGCGAATTCGACTTGGACTTGATTTCCACGGCGCCGAACGTGGTGTACCGCGTGGTGGCGGAGGACGGCTCCGAGGTCGTGGTGCACAACCCGTCGGATTGGCCGGAGGGGAAGCTGCGCGAGGTGTGGGAGCCGATCGTGAAGTGCACGATCATCGTGCCGAGCGAGTTCGTCGGCTCGACGATGGAGCTGTGCCAGCAGAAGCGCGGCGAGATGGGCGGGATGGATTACCTGTCCGAGGATCGCGTGGAGCTGCGGTACACGATGCCGATGGGCGAGATCATCTTCGACTTCTTCGACATGCTGAAGTCGCGGACCAAGGGGTACGCGTCGCTGAACTACGAGGAAGCCGGCGAGCAGCAGGCGGACCTGGTGAAGGTCGACATTCTGCTGCAGGGCGAGGCCGTGGACGCGTTCAGCGCGATCGTGCACCGCGACAACGCGCAGTGGTACGGCAACAAGATGACGAAGAAGCTGCGCGAGCTGATTCCGAGGCAGCAGTTCGAGGTGCCGGTGCAGGCGGCGATCGGCGCGAAGATCATCGCCCGCGAGAACATCCGGGCCCTGCGCAAGGACGTTTTGGCCAAGTGCTATGGCGGAGATATCTCCCGCAAACGTAAGCTGCTGGAGAAGCAGAAGGCCGGCAAGAAGCGGATGAAGAACATCGGCTCCGTGAGCGTCCCCCAGGAGGCGTTCGTGGCGGCGTTGAGCACGGATGGGGAGTAG
- a CDS encoding 5-methylcytosine restriction system specificity protein McrC produces MERLTFQELQERPGTTKQIAEMSGISAGEVLLQLAELNERVRLQLGYKKDPITAIGSDTWKVDGVAGVLRLNSIVELEVVPKFLDPSNPTWRTDFFLLAVLAKTGHLFLHDEISAATQERGDLATLIAMSLLDSHAENRRRPIRGYRRRRRLDFSIDGDVDWETIFLPDADGFAVSGLELTRQNPYNATLAAAAQILSPEVPDADTQSQLVQLARQLSPQTGVPTTFPPLTPRHQSWQQAYDLARLVIEGLGLNLDDGSFSGPGFILSTWSAWESLCEELLRRALPDMSVEGQHEWLLGHRGTENIVVKPDISPMENGTAQFLLDAKYKTRLGRTPVINATDLYESLAFLQAAEADIMYLLYPAISSPSDLALGEWRRFDRITVDYMAVEGYEVQIQGLSQTGAFDRLVDGVRRALYGR; encoded by the coding sequence ATGGAGCGACTTACCTTCCAAGAACTCCAAGAGCGACCCGGCACCACCAAGCAAATTGCAGAAATGAGCGGAATTTCTGCTGGCGAAGTTTTACTCCAGCTGGCCGAACTCAACGAGCGGGTCCGACTTCAGTTGGGCTACAAAAAGGACCCCATTACAGCAATCGGCTCTGATACTTGGAAGGTTGACGGCGTCGCTGGAGTCTTGCGTCTAAACTCGATAGTCGAGCTTGAGGTGGTACCCAAGTTCTTGGACCCGAGCAACCCCACATGGCGCACTGACTTTTTTCTCCTCGCTGTTCTCGCGAAGACTGGCCACTTGTTTCTCCACGATGAGATTTCCGCTGCAACTCAGGAGCGCGGCGACCTAGCAACGCTCATCGCAATGTCGCTGCTCGACAGTCACGCTGAGAACCGGCGCCGCCCAATCCGTGGCTACCGAAGAAGGCGGCGTCTCGATTTTTCGATCGACGGCGACGTCGATTGGGAGACGATCTTCCTTCCGGACGCAGACGGGTTTGCTGTGTCGGGCTTAGAACTAACCCGACAGAACCCGTACAACGCCACTTTGGCGGCAGCGGCCCAGATCCTGTCGCCTGAAGTTCCCGATGCCGACACCCAGAGCCAGCTCGTGCAGTTGGCAAGGCAGCTGTCCCCTCAGACGGGCGTCCCCACGACGTTTCCGCCGCTCACCCCACGCCACCAGAGCTGGCAGCAGGCATACGACCTTGCACGACTAGTGATCGAAGGTTTGGGGCTCAATTTGGACGATGGCTCATTCAGTGGACCTGGGTTCATCCTATCGACCTGGTCCGCATGGGAGTCCCTCTGTGAAGAGCTACTTCGCCGCGCACTCCCGGACATGTCAGTCGAGGGCCAGCATGAGTGGCTTCTTGGCCATCGCGGAACTGAAAACATAGTCGTCAAGCCAGACATCTCTCCGATGGAGAATGGTACCGCTCAATTCCTCCTGGATGCGAAGTATAAGACCCGACTCGGGCGAACCCCTGTCATTAACGCGACCGACCTGTACGAGTCTCTTGCGTTCCTGCAGGCCGCCGAGGCTGACATAATGTACCTGCTTTACCCCGCGATCTCGTCACCGTCTGACCTGGCACTGGGGGAATGGCGGCGATTTGATCGCATCACGGTCGACTACATGGCGGTCGAAGGATACGAAGTCCAAATTCAGGGGTTGTCGCAGACCGGAGCCTTTGATCGCCTCGTCGACGGCGTACGCCGCGCGTTGTACGGCCGGTGA